A single Candidatus Tanganyikabacteria bacterium DNA region contains:
- a CDS encoding YfcE family phosphodiesterase — translation MRLLAISDTHGKADLNAILHVAETCDLLVHLGDGFQDGQILQAALRTPIVQVSGNADYPFAMMPEKMIELGGRQIYLTHGHLYDVKKGLDNLLVRAAEVEADLVLFGHLHRRVSQVVGKTRYFNPASAWRNYDGSEPCVGVVDLATDPPSCTWIDVPAARPGKDTLGR, via the coding sequence GTGAGGCTCCTGGCGATCTCCGACACCCACGGCAAGGCGGACCTCAACGCCATCCTGCACGTGGCCGAGACCTGCGATCTGCTGGTGCACCTGGGCGACGGGTTCCAGGACGGCCAGATCCTGCAGGCGGCCCTGCGGACACCCATCGTGCAGGTCTCGGGCAACGCCGACTACCCGTTCGCAATGATGCCCGAGAAGATGATCGAACTGGGCGGGCGGCAGATCTACCTCACTCACGGCCATCTCTACGACGTCAAGAAGGGCCTGGATAACCTCCTGGTGCGGGCCGCCGAGGTCGAGGCCGATCTGGTGCTCTTCGGGCACCTGCACCGGCGCGTGTCGCAGGTGGTGGGCAAGACACGCTACTTCAACCCGGCGAGCGCCTGGCGAAACTACGACGGCTCGGAGCCCTGCGTGGGCGTCGTCGACCTGGCGACCGATCCGCCGAGTTGCACCTGGATAGACGTGCCGGCGGCCCGCCCGGGCAAGGACACGCTCGGGCGGTAG